In Trifolium pratense cultivar HEN17-A07 linkage group LG7, ARS_RC_1.1, whole genome shotgun sequence, a genomic segment contains:
- the LOC123894505 gene encoding protein-S-isoprenylcysteine O-methyltransferase isoform X1, whose amino-acid sequence MEAAKVLSHTKAVPFGFSIVSNNVSLRPFNKQHHANVVNNSHQLNPRPKHIGFRLNSTYKNSFLSLVKLTRKRPDLLPFPRCSISNEASSDSSNPVLKYFKNLSFDSIKATVLQLTPIDIVKLTGILAVITTSTKWTINMLLNPFFWMYFSWSWMYWPWLVAIVLAVYGLYGFRKHMLGEANIFEQLAIVTSAFTWLTLVPPAYFNGYLEGWPLVFFFVYHYFFFFNVSVRKRLYGDYYARRHDPKWDVNLPMWSRLLFSAGIMAGHWLAAFEGPELSLIHGAWSNLGIWALIIVTLLFHYNSTLYLAKYSENVVVPSSVVQYGPYRLLRHPIYSSTMLLFVTYCVALRAPLSLIFIVAVCVLYYKQKADMEEALMVESFGQIYTEYASKVKYKFIPFLY is encoded by the coding sequence ATGGAAGCGGCAAAAGTTCTTTCACACACCAAAGCTGTACCTTTTGGTTTCTCTATTGTGAGCAACAATGTCTCTCTGAGACCTTTCAACAAACAACATCATGCTAATGTAGTTAATAACAGTCATCAACTCAACCCAAGACCCAAGCACATTGGTTTTCGATTGAATTCCACCTATAAAAACTCTTTTCTATCCTTAGTTAAACTGACAAGAAAAAGGCCTGATTTGTTACCTTTTCCCAGATGCTCAATTTCCAACGAAGCCAGCTCAGATTCTAGTAATCCAGTCCTAAAGTACTTCAAAAACCTATCATTTGATTCGATAAAAGCTACCGTTCTGCAGTTGACTCCAATTGATATAGTGAAGTTGACGGGGATATTAGCTGTCATAACTACATCCACAAAATGGACGATTAATATGCTCTTAAATCCTTTCTTTTGGATGTATTTTAGCTGGAGTTGGATGTACTGGCCATGGTTGGTGGCCATAGTGCTTGCAGTTTATGGGTTATACGGCTTTCGAAAACACATGCTTGGTGAGGCAAACATATTTGAGCAATTGGCGATCGTTACATCAGCTTTTACATGGCTCACCCTTGTTCCACCAGCTTATTTCAATGGCTACCTAGAAGGCTGGCCtttggttttcttttttgtatatcattacttctttttcttcaacgTTAGTGTCCGGAAGCGGCTATACGGGGATTATTATGCTCGGCGTCATGACCCGAAATGGGATGTGAACTTGCCAATGTGGTCTCGCCTTTTATTCAGTGCAGGAATCATGGCTGGCCACTGGCTTGCAGCATTTGAAGGGCCAGAGCTTAGCCTTATACATGGTGCATGGAGCAATCTTGGAATCTGGGCTTTGATTATTGTAACTCTACTGTTTCATTATAATTCCACATTGTATCTTGCTAAGTATTCAGAAAATGTGGTGGTTCCATCTTCTGTTGTGCAATATGGACCTTATCGCTTGTTGCGCCATCCAATATATTCATCGACGATGCTTTTGTTCGTGACATATTGCGTTGCACTTCGAGCACCCTTGAGTCTGATCTTCATTGTAGCAGTTTGTGTGTTATATTATAAGCAGAAAGCAGATATGGAGGAGGCTTTGATGGTTGAGTCTTTTGGCCAGATATACACGGAATATGCAAGCAAAGTTAAGTATAAGTTTATTCCTTTTCTCTATTAG
- the LOC123894505 gene encoding protein-S-isoprenylcysteine O-methyltransferase isoform X2, producing MEAAKVLSHTKAVPFGFSIVSNNVSLRPFNKQHHANVVNNSHQLNPRPKHIGFRLNSTYKNSFLSLVKLTRCSISNEASSDSSNPVLKYFKNLSFDSIKATVLQLTPIDIVKLTGILAVITTSTKWTINMLLNPFFWMYFSWSWMYWPWLVAIVLAVYGLYGFRKHMLGEANIFEQLAIVTSAFTWLTLVPPAYFNGYLEGWPLVFFFVYHYFFFFNVSVRKRLYGDYYARRHDPKWDVNLPMWSRLLFSAGIMAGHWLAAFEGPELSLIHGAWSNLGIWALIIVTLLFHYNSTLYLAKYSENVVVPSSVVQYGPYRLLRHPIYSSTMLLFVTYCVALRAPLSLIFIVAVCVLYYKQKADMEEALMVESFGQIYTEYASKVKYKFIPFLY from the exons ATGGAAGCGGCAAAAGTTCTTTCACACACCAAAGCTGTACCTTTTGGTTTCTCTATTGTGAGCAACAATGTCTCTCTGAGACCTTTCAACAAACAACATCATGCTAATGTAGTTAATAACAGTCATCAACTCAACCCAAGACCCAAGCACATTGGTTTTCGATTGAATTCCACCTATAAAAACTCTTTTCTATCCTTAGTTAAACTGA CCAGATGCTCAATTTCCAACGAAGCCAGCTCAGATTCTAGTAATCCAGTCCTAAAGTACTTCAAAAACCTATCATTTGATTCGATAAAAGCTACCGTTCTGCAGTTGACTCCAATTGATATAGTGAAGTTGACGGGGATATTAGCTGTCATAACTACATCCACAAAATGGACGATTAATATGCTCTTAAATCCTTTCTTTTGGATGTATTTTAGCTGGAGTTGGATGTACTGGCCATGGTTGGTGGCCATAGTGCTTGCAGTTTATGGGTTATACGGCTTTCGAAAACACATGCTTGGTGAGGCAAACATATTTGAGCAATTGGCGATCGTTACATCAGCTTTTACATGGCTCACCCTTGTTCCACCAGCTTATTTCAATGGCTACCTAGAAGGCTGGCCtttggttttcttttttgtatatcattacttctttttcttcaacgTTAGTGTCCGGAAGCGGCTATACGGGGATTATTATGCTCGGCGTCATGACCCGAAATGGGATGTGAACTTGCCAATGTGGTCTCGCCTTTTATTCAGTGCAGGAATCATGGCTGGCCACTGGCTTGCAGCATTTGAAGGGCCAGAGCTTAGCCTTATACATGGTGCATGGAGCAATCTTGGAATCTGGGCTTTGATTATTGTAACTCTACTGTTTCATTATAATTCCACATTGTATCTTGCTAAGTATTCAGAAAATGTGGTGGTTCCATCTTCTGTTGTGCAATATGGACCTTATCGCTTGTTGCGCCATCCAATATATTCATCGACGATGCTTTTGTTCGTGACATATTGCGTTGCACTTCGAGCACCCTTGAGTCTGATCTTCATTGTAGCAGTTTGTGTGTTATATTATAAGCAGAAAGCAGATATGGAGGAGGCTTTGATGGTTGAGTCTTTTGGCCAGATATACACGGAATATGCAAGCAAAGTTAAGTATAAGTTTATTCCTTTTCTCTATTAG
- the LOC123894504 gene encoding AP2-like ethylene-responsive transcription factor At1g79700, whose product MKRSPPSSSSSSSSSIGFENPIQSEKKRGAKSKNPKNNLNLKSQNFKQKKNQTNGGSRRSSIYRGVTRHRWTGRFEAHLWDKSSWNNIQSKKGKQVYLGAYDTEEAAARTYDLAALKYWGKDATLNFPIETYAKEFEEMDKSSKEEYLASLRRQSSGFSRGISKYRGVARHHHNGRWEARIGRVCGNKYLYLGTYKTQEEAAVAYDKAAIEYRGMNAVTNFDISNYMDKSKNKKNDETEQTEQQQTITEIVPNNSSDSEELSEEQTTATPPTEMEPQNQQVQQHQQHVSPIVHEEHTIVNVMDHYFDQDWSCMYNGLLEFQDTNMDFNKGGEDLIDIFDGSGFVEDIGLMFNTEEPYGGVESDINISEVLKGIDCGGLLNGDVGNMFVNDDDNKKEKELLSLESSSPSSSTTTFSL is encoded by the exons ATGAAGAGGTCTCCACCATCTTCaagttcatcatcttcatcttctattGGATTTGAGAATCCAATTCAATCAGAGAAAAAAAGAGGTGCTAAGAGTAAGAATCCAAAAAACAATCTCAATCTCAAGTCACAGAATTTCAAGCAAAAGAAGAACCAAACAAATGGTGGTAGTAGAAGAAGCTCCATTTATAGAGGAGTTACAAG ACATAGGTGGACTGGGAGATTTGAAGCTCATCTTTGGGATAAGAGTTCTTGGAACAACATTCAGAGCAAGAAGGGAAAACAAG TTTATTTGG GTGCTTATGATACTGAAGAAGCAGCAGCTCGTACTTATGATCTTGCAGCACTTAAGTATTGGGGGAAGGATGCAACCTTGAATTTTCCg ATAGAAACTTATGCAAAAGAGTTTGAGGAAATGGACAAGTCCTCAAAAGAAGAGTATTTGGCTTCTTTGCGGCGGCAAAGCAGTGGCTTTTCTAGAGGCATTTCTAAGTACCGTGGAGTTGCCAG GCATCACCATAATGGTCGCTGGGAAGCTCGCATTGGAAGAGTTTGTGGTAACAAATACCTCTACTTAGGCACTTaca AAACTCAAGAAGAGGCAGCAGTGGCATATGATAAGGCAGCAATAGAGTACAGAGGAATGAATGCAGTGACAAATTTCGACATAAGCAATTACATGGACAAATCaaagaataagaaaaatgatgaaACAGAACAAacagaacaacaacaaacaataacaGAAATTGTTCCTAATAATTCCTCTGATTCTGAAGAATTATCAGAAGAACAAACAACAGCTACACCACCTACAGAAATGGAACCACAAAATCAACAGGttcaacaacatcaacaacatgtGTCTCCAATTGTTCATGAGGAACATACAATAGTTAATGTTATGGATCATTACTTTGACCAAGATTGGAGCTGCATGTATAATGGGTTGTTAGAGTTTCAAGACACAAACATGGATTTCAACAAAGGCGGTGAAGATTTAATTGACATATTCGATGGCTCGGGTTTTGTGGAAGACATTGGTTTAATGTTCAACACAGAAGAACCTTATGGTGGTGTTGAAAGTGATATCAATATTAGTGAAGTTTTGAAGGGTATTGATTGTGGAGGATTATTAAATGGAGATGTTGGAAACATGTTTGTGAATGATGATGATAACAAGAAGGAGAAGGAACTATTATCCTTAGAATCTTCTTCACCATCATCTTCAACAACTACATTTTCTTTGTAA